In Campylobacter sp., the DNA window CATACTTAGCGCCATATCCAGCTGGCTCATACCCTTGCTTTCGCGTAGTTTACGGACGTTGGCGGAGATTTGAAGATAAAAATTTTGTATCTCGTCTCCGTCAAAAAAGGCTAAATTTTCACTCATTTTTTTATCCTATAGGTAAAGTAAAAATTAAACTTTATTTGGATAAAATCCGCAAATCTATATCCTATAGGATAAATAATTAGTAAATTTCTAGAGAAAGGAGAAGAAATGAGTGCCACTATAAATCAATATGAAAAGCTATTCGGCAAAATTATTGAAGTTGTCGCAGGCCGAACTTGCGCTTGCTTTTGCTCATGCAGTTGCGGCATGTGCGTATGCTCGTGCCGCGGTCGCAGAAGTGAAAACGACGAAATTGCATGGGAAATATGCTAAAAATTTATCGGCGGACCGAACTCCGCCGATACTATTTCAAGGATTTTTATGATTTTTTCAAAATATGGCTTCGCCTTTCATGTAGGTAATGATGTAGCATTATATAACTCTTTAAGGATGAAGCCGATCTATTTAAGCGATAACAAATTTAAGAAAATAAAAGAGATTGTTGACAAAAATGTGAAATTATCACAAGACTTAAAATGCGAAATCGACGAATTGATAAAGTATAAAATTTTAGTCAAAGAGGGCGATGATGAAAAAATTTTAAATTTTGTAAAATCGGTTATTCCTCAACCACAAATAAACGTATGCTATTTTATTTTAAGCGAACAATGCAATCTGGCTTGTAAATATTGCTTTTTAGGCAACAATAATCAAGAAAAGAGAAAGCGTTTCAAAAAAGAAAATATGAGTAAGCAAACGGCAATGGATGGAATTTTATTTTTCATAAAACAACTCGAAAGTGCAAATTTCGATGAAAATTCCAAGCCTACCATTTTATTTTACGGTGGCGAACCACTTTTAAATTTTGAAACACTTGTTTTTATAGTAAATAAAATTAACGAGCTTAAAAAGAGCTGTAAAGTTTTAGAAAAAGTTGAATTCGACTTGGTCACAAACGGGCTTTTATTAAACAAACAAAGGCTTTTAAAGCTAAACGAACTTGGCGTAAATATCGGTATTTCGATAGATGGTTGTAATAACGAAACAAATAAAATGCGCGTGGATATCGGCGGAAATTTTGTATTTGAAAAAATTATACAAAAACTTGATTTGGCAAAGTCACTTGGGGTTCCAATTTCGCTTTCCGTAACGCTTACGCAAGATAGTATCAAAAATAAAAACGATATGCTTGAGCTTGTCAAGAAATACAATATAAAGGGCTTCGGTTTTAATATTTTAATGTCGGATGAGAAGATTTCGGATTTGCACTATCAAAAAACGAGTGAGTTTTTAATCGAAATGTTTAAAGAATTGCGCAAGCTTGGAATTTATGAAGATAGAATGATGAGAAAGGTAAAATCCTTTGCAAAATCAAGCGTTTATTTTTCGGATTGTGCAGCTACAAGCGGCGGACAGATTGTAATTGCGGCAAACGGAGATGTGGGAATTTGCCAAGGCTGTTTGTATGATAGAAAATATTTTGTAACGAATGTCTTGGATGAAAATTTTAATCCGACGACCAATGAAATTTGGCAAAAATTTCGCCATCTCTCGCCGCCCGAAAAGAATGAATGTCAAGAATGTGAAGCTCTTGGCATTTGTGGTGGCGGCTGTCCGATAAGTGCGGCAAACGAAAAAGTAGGCAATACGATTGATTCTTTGGATAGGAGATTTTGCATTCACGCAAAAGAGAGTCTAAAATTTCTGATCTCAGACCTGCATAGGATCATAACAAAAGGCGAAAATAGCGAAATTTATGAAAAATGCGAAGTTGATAAGTTAGCGAGATAATCCGTTATATAAATTTGCCGACTTTAATGTTTTACTTGACCCAACCTTAATTCGAAATAGACACTAATTCTAGGTGCTGCTATCTGCAAGAGCTCATCATATATTTTATCTAAAATTTTGCTTCTTAATGCTAAAATAAATTCTTGACCTTTTCGTCTAGTGGCTCAGGACGTTGCATTCTCAGTGCGAAAACGCGTGGTTCAAATCCCGCAAGGGTCGCCATTATGGACTTATACAAGCCTCTTGATTTTAAACGGTAAATTTATCTATGATTTTATCATGGACTTTCATACAGCCCGTCAGATTTTAAATAATAAATTTTATCTGCGATTTTATCGATGAAACTTTTATCGTGCGAGACGATGATCTCGCTTACGTCAAGCTCCGCCAAAATCCCCGCCACGCGCTCCTGCATTGCCTCATCAAGCGCCGTCGTAGGCTCGTCCAGTAGCAGTATCCTAGGCTCGCACACCAGCGCGCCCGCAAGCGCCACCAGCTTTTTCTCGCCGCCGCTTAGATGAAAGGGTACTCGCTCGCGCAGATGTTCGATTCCCAAGCGTCGCAGCGTCTCCAGCGCCTTGCGCTCAATCTGCTCTTCGCTTAAAATTTCAAGCTTTTTTAGATGGTCGTTTTCGCTGCCCTGCCTTAAAATTTGCGCCTTACGACCAAAAAATTTAGAAAAAATTCCACGCTTTTTCTCCGCATTTCGTGCTTGTTT includes these proteins:
- a CDS encoding FibroRumin system radical SAM peptide maturase, with product MIFSKYGFAFHVGNDVALYNSLRMKPIYLSDNKFKKIKEIVDKNVKLSQDLKCEIDELIKYKILVKEGDDEKILNFVKSVIPQPQINVCYFILSEQCNLACKYCFLGNNNQEKRKRFKKENMSKQTAMDGILFFIKQLESANFDENSKPTILFYGGEPLLNFETLVFIVNKINELKKSCKVLEKVEFDLVTNGLLLNKQRLLKLNELGVNIGISIDGCNNETNKMRVDIGGNFVFEKIIQKLDLAKSLGVPISLSVTLTQDSIKNKNDMLELVKKYNIKGFGFNILMSDEKISDLHYQKTSEFLIEMFKELRKLGIYEDRMMRKVKSFAKSSVYFSDCAATSGGQIVIAANGDVGICQGCLYDRKYFVTNVLDENFNPTTNEIWQKFRHLSPPEKNECQECEALGICGGGCPISAANEKVGNTIDSLDRRFCIHAKESLKFLISDLHRIITKGENSEIYEKCEVDKLAR
- a CDS encoding energy-coupling factor ABC transporter ATP-binding protein produces the protein MSCSLKALDLSAKNGEREIFRGVNLSVGHKEKVAILGANGQGKTSLLQILGGLRQWGEGEIELFGEKLECAEDFVKFRHEIGFLFQNSDDQFLCASVFEDVAFSLRAQNERLKQARNAEKKRGIFSKFFGRKAQILRQGSENDHLKKLEILSEEQIERKALETLRRLGIEHLRERVPFHLSGGEKKLVALAGALVCEPRILLLDEPTTALDEAMQERVAGILAELDVSEIIVSHDKSFIDKIADKIYYLKSDGLYESP